The Sulfurimonas aquatica genomic sequence GTATGTTTTGAAGTTGTGTGTATGAGGATTCAAGTGCCTCTTGTGCATTTTTTAAATTATTATTAGCAGACTCTAAAACTCTCTCACTCTTTTGCATTATGTTTTTTTTAACACTTACAAGAGAGGTATATCGAGTTTTCATAACGAGTGCCTTAAAGTTTGAATTACATTAGAGTATTATTGTGTCTTCTCTCTCAGGTGATGTTGAGATTATACCAACTTTTGTTTTACTAATCTCTTCAATGATTTTTACATACTCTTGAGCTGTAGCAGGAAGTTCATCAAAAGTTCTAGCGCCTACAGATTTATCCCAGCCTTTAAAAGTTTTATAGATTGGCATTACATCTTCAAGGTTTGATGGAAGATAATCAATCTCTTTTCCATCAAGTTCATAAGCTATACATACTTTTACTTCATCAAAACCATCAAGAACATCAAGTTTCATTAAAGCTAACTCATCACAACCATTTAAACGCGAAGCATATCTAGTAGCTACTGCATCAAACCAGCCACAACGACGAGCACGACCAGTAGTAGTACCAAACTCATTGCCTTGTTCACCTAAACGCTTACCAGCTTCACCTAAGTCTTCACTTGGAAATGGTCCATTACCAACACGAGTACAGTATGCTTTTACAATTCCTGTCACTTTACCAATATCTTTTGGATTGATTCCAAGACCAGTACAAGCACCAGCACTTACAGTTGCGGAAGATGTTACATAAGGGTACGTACCATGGTCAATGTCAAGCATAGTCCCCTGTGCACCTTCTAGTAAAATTCTTTTGTTCTCGTCCAATGCTTTCCATACCATTTGTGTTGTATCTGTAATAAAAGGAGCTAACTTCTCTTTATAACCCTCAAGTTCTGCTAATAACTCAGACTGAGTTGGAGTAGGAATCTCATAAATATCAAAAATAGCTCTATTTTGCTCAAAATATTCTATGATTGAAGCAGCTAGTTTTATAGGATTTAAAAGTTCGCCAACTCGAAAACCAGTACGATTGATTTTATCAGAGTAGGCAGGCCCAATTCCTTTACCAGTAGTACCAATGGCCTTATCACCTTTGAGTCTCTCTTTGGCTTGGTCTATTAAAGCGTGATAAGAGAGGTTTAAGTGCGCTTTATCAGAGATGTATAAACGCCCTTCTAAACCTTCAAACTGTACCATCTCTTTTATAATTGATGAAGGAGAGAGAACGACACCATTTCCTACAACATTAATAGCATCAGGGTTTAAAACACCAGAAGGAATAAGATGAAGTGCGAACTTAACGCCATCTACCCAGATAGTATGACCCGCGTTGTGACCACCTTGGCTTCTACAAACCATATCGTACTCTTTTGCTAATCTATCAACTATCTTACCTTTACCTTCGTCACCCCAT encodes the following:
- a CDS encoding adenylosuccinate synthase, with the translated sequence MMKADLIVGIQWGDEGKGKIVDRLAKEYDMVCRSQGGHNAGHTIWVDGVKFALHLIPSGVLNPDAINVVGNGVVLSPSSIIKEMVQFEGLEGRLYISDKAHLNLSYHALIDQAKERLKGDKAIGTTGKGIGPAYSDKINRTGFRVGELLNPIKLAASIIEYFEQNRAIFDIYEIPTPTQSELLAELEGYKEKLAPFITDTTQMVWKALDENKRILLEGAQGTMLDIDHGTYPYVTSSATVSAGACTGLGINPKDIGKVTGIVKAYCTRVGNGPFPSEDLGEAGKRLGEQGNEFGTTTGRARRCGWFDAVATRYASRLNGCDELALMKLDVLDGFDEVKVCIAYELDGKEIDYLPSNLEDVMPIYKTFKGWDKSVGARTFDELPATAQEYVKIIEEISKTKVGIISTSPEREDTIIL